The following coding sequences lie in one Mus musculus strain C57BL/6J chromosome 11, GRCm38.p6 C57BL/6J genomic window:
- the Exoc7 gene encoding exocyst complex component 7 isoform 6 (isoform 6 is encoded by transcript variant 6), translating into MIPPQEASARRREIEDKLKQEEETLSFIRDSLEKSDQLTRNMVSILSSFESRLMKLENSIIPVHKQTENLQRLQENVEKTLSCLDHVISYYHVASDTEKIIREGPTGRLEEYLGSMAKIQKAVEYFQDNSPDSPELNKVKLLFERGKESLESEFRSLMTRHSKVVSPVLLLDLISADDELEVQEDVVLEHLPESVLRDVVRISRWLVEYGRNQDFMNVYYQIRSSQLDRSIKGLKEHFRKSSSSSGVPYSPAIPNKRKDTPTKKPIKRPGTIRKAQNLLKQYSQHGLDGKKGGSNLIPLEGHEHDFRVKHLSEALNDKRGPLAGRDDMLDVETDAYIHCVSAFVKLAQSEYRLLMEIIPEHHQKKTFDSLIQDALDGLMLEGENIVSAARKAIIRHDFSTVLTVFPILRHLKQTKPEFDQVLQGTAASTKNKLPGLITSMETIGAKALEDFADNIKNDPDKEYNMPKDGTVHELTSNAILFLQQLLDFQETAGAMLASQETSSSATSYSSEFSKRLLSTYICKVLGNLQLNLLSKSKVYEDPALSAIFLHNNYNYILKSLEKSELIQLVAVTQKTAERSYREHIEQQIQTYQRSWLKVTDYIAEKNLPVFQPGVKLRDKERQMIKERFKGFNDGLEELCKIQKVWAIPDTEQRDKIRQAQKDIVKETYGAFLHRYGSVPFTKNPEKYIKYRVEQVGDMIDRLFDTSA; encoded by the exons ATGATTCCCCCGCAGGAGGCTTCCGCCCGGCGGCGGGAGATCGAGGACAAACTGAAGCAG GAGGAGGAGACGCTGTCGTTTATCCGAGACAGCCTGGAGAAGAGCGACCAGCTCACTAGGAACATG GTGTCCATCCTGTCGTCCTTTGAGAGCCGACTCATGAAGCTGGAGAACTCTATCATCCCTGTGCACAAGCAGACAGAGAACCTACAGAGGCTGCAGGAGAACGTGGAGAAGACGTTATCCTGCCTGGACCACGTTATCAGCTACTACCACGTAGCCAGCGACACGGAGAAGATCATCCGAGAGGG CCCCACAGGTAGGCTGGAAGAGTACCTGGGAAGTATGGCCAAAATCCAGAAGGCTGTGGAGTATTTTCAGGACAATAGCCCAGACAGCCCAGAACTCAACAAAGTG AAGCTGCTGTTTGAGCGAGGGAAGGAGTCCCTGGAGTCGGAGTTCCGCAGTCTGATGACCCGGCACAGCAAGGTGGTCTCCCCCGTGCTCCTCCTGGACCTCATCAGTGCTGACGACGAGCTGGAGGTGCAGGAGGACGTGGTCCTGGAGCACCTGCCCGAGAGCGTGCTCAGAGACGTGGTCCGCATCTCCCGCTGGCTGGTGGAATATGGTCGGAACCAAG ACTTCATGAATGTCTACTACCAGATCCGCTCCAGCCAGCTGGACCGCTCCATCAAGGGTCTGAAGGAGCATTTTCGCAAAAGCAGTTCCTCTTCTGGGGTTCCCTACTCCCCCGCCATCCCCAATAAGAGGAAAGACACGCCCACCAAGAAGCCCATCAAGCGGCCAG GGACGATCCGTAAGGCTCAGAACCTTCTGAAACAGTATTCCCAGCATGGTCTAGATGGGAAAAAGGGGGGCTCTAACCTCATTCCTCTGGAAG GTCACGAGCATGATTTCCGAGTTAAGCACCTGTCGGAGGCCCTGAACGACAAGCGCGGGCCACTGGCTG GGAGAGACGACATGCTGGACGTGGAGACGGACGCCTACATTCACTGCGTCAGTGCCTTCGTCAAGCTGGCGCAGAGTGAATACCGGCTGCTGATGGAGATCATCCCTGAGCATCACCAGAAGAAAACCTTTGACTCCTTGATACAG GATGCCCTGGACGGGCTGATGCTTGAAGGGGAGAACATCGTGTCTGCTGCCAGGAAAGCCATCATCCGCCATGACTTCTCCACAGTGCTCACCGTCTTCCCCATCCTGCGGCACCTCAAGCAGACCAAGCCCGAGTTTGACCAGGTGCTCCAG GGCACAGCAGCCAGCACCAAGAACAAGCTGCCCGGCCTCATCACCTCCATGGAGACCATTGGGGCCAAAGCTCTAGAAGACTTTGCTGATAACATCAAG AATGATCCAGACAAGGAATACAACATGCCTAAAGACGGCACTGTTCATGAGCTCACAAGCAAT GCCATCCTGTTCCTACAGCAGCTTCTGGACTTCCAGGAGACAGCAGGTGCCATGCTGGCCTCCCAAG AAACCAGCTCTTCGGCCACCAGCTACAGCTCCGAGTTCAGCAAGCGGCTGCTGAGCACCTACATCT GCAAAGTCTTGGGTAACCTGCAGCTGAACTTACTAAGCAAGTCCAAGGTGTACGAGGATCCAGCGCTGAGCGCCATCTTCCTACacaacaactacaattacatccTCAAGTCCCTGGAGAA GTCTGAGCTGATCCAGCTGGTGGCTGTAACCCAGAAGACTGCCGAGCGCTCCTACCGGGAGCACATCGAGCAGCAGATCCAGACCTACCAGCGCAG CTGGCTAAAGGTGACTGACTACATCGCAGAGAAGAACCTACCTGTGTTCCAGCCTGGAGTCAAG CTCCGGGACAAAGAGCGGCAGATGATTAAGGAACGTTTCAAG GGGTTCAATGATGGACTCGAAGAGCTGTGCAAGATTCAGAAGGTCTGGGCTATTCCAGACACAGAGCAGAGAGACAAGATTCGACAGGCTCAGAAAGACATTGTCAAGGAGACCTACGGGGCCTTTCTGCACAG GTATGGCAGCGTGCCCTTCACCAAAAACCCGGAGAAATACATTAAGTACCGCGTGGAGCAGGTGGGAGACATGATCGATCGCCTTTTCGACACCTCTGCTTGA
- the Exoc7 gene encoding exocyst complex component 7 isoform 7 (isoform 7 is encoded by transcript variant 7), whose amino-acid sequence MIPPQEASARRREIEDKLKQEEETLSFIRDSLEKSDQLTRNMVSILSSFESRLMKLENSIIPVHKQTENLQRLQENVEKTLSCLDHVISYYHVASDTEKIIREGPTGRLEEYLGSMAKIQKAVEYFQDNSPDSPELNKVKLLFERGKESLESEFRSLMTRHSKVVSPVLLLDLISADDELEVQEDVVLEHLPESVLRDVVRISRWLVEYGRNQDFMNVYYQIRSSQLDRSIKGLKEHFRKSSSSSGVPYSPAIPNKRKDTPTKKPIKRPGHEHDFRVKHLSEALNDKRGPLAGRDDMLDVETDAYIHCVSAFVKLAQSEYRLLMEIIPEHHQKKTFDSLIQDALDGLMLEGENIVSAARKAIIRHDFSTVLTVFPILRHLKQTKPEFDQVLQGTAASTKNKLPGLITSMETIGAKALEDFADNIKNDPDKEYNMPKDGTVHELTSNAILFLQQLLDFQETAGAMLASQETSSSATSYSSEFSKRLLSTYICKVLGNLQLNLLSKSKVYEDPALSAIFLHNNYNYILKSLEKSELIQLVAVTQKTAERSYREHIEQQIQTYQRSWLKVTDYIAEKNLPVFQPGVKLRDKERQMIKERFKGFNDGLEELCKIQKVWAIPDTEQRDKIRQAQKDIVKETYGAFLHRYGSVPFTKNPEKYIKYRVEQVGDMIDRLFDTSA is encoded by the exons ATGATTCCCCCGCAGGAGGCTTCCGCCCGGCGGCGGGAGATCGAGGACAAACTGAAGCAG GAGGAGGAGACGCTGTCGTTTATCCGAGACAGCCTGGAGAAGAGCGACCAGCTCACTAGGAACATG GTGTCCATCCTGTCGTCCTTTGAGAGCCGACTCATGAAGCTGGAGAACTCTATCATCCCTGTGCACAAGCAGACAGAGAACCTACAGAGGCTGCAGGAGAACGTGGAGAAGACGTTATCCTGCCTGGACCACGTTATCAGCTACTACCACGTAGCCAGCGACACGGAGAAGATCATCCGAGAGGG CCCCACAGGTAGGCTGGAAGAGTACCTGGGAAGTATGGCCAAAATCCAGAAGGCTGTGGAGTATTTTCAGGACAATAGCCCAGACAGCCCAGAACTCAACAAAGTG AAGCTGCTGTTTGAGCGAGGGAAGGAGTCCCTGGAGTCGGAGTTCCGCAGTCTGATGACCCGGCACAGCAAGGTGGTCTCCCCCGTGCTCCTCCTGGACCTCATCAGTGCTGACGACGAGCTGGAGGTGCAGGAGGACGTGGTCCTGGAGCACCTGCCCGAGAGCGTGCTCAGAGACGTGGTCCGCATCTCCCGCTGGCTGGTGGAATATGGTCGGAACCAAG ACTTCATGAATGTCTACTACCAGATCCGCTCCAGCCAGCTGGACCGCTCCATCAAGGGTCTGAAGGAGCATTTTCGCAAAAGCAGTTCCTCTTCTGGGGTTCCCTACTCCCCCGCCATCCCCAATAAGAGGAAAGACACGCCCACCAAGAAGCCCATCAAGCGGCCAG GTCACGAGCATGATTTCCGAGTTAAGCACCTGTCGGAGGCCCTGAACGACAAGCGCGGGCCACTGGCTG GGAGAGACGACATGCTGGACGTGGAGACGGACGCCTACATTCACTGCGTCAGTGCCTTCGTCAAGCTGGCGCAGAGTGAATACCGGCTGCTGATGGAGATCATCCCTGAGCATCACCAGAAGAAAACCTTTGACTCCTTGATACAG GATGCCCTGGACGGGCTGATGCTTGAAGGGGAGAACATCGTGTCTGCTGCCAGGAAAGCCATCATCCGCCATGACTTCTCCACAGTGCTCACCGTCTTCCCCATCCTGCGGCACCTCAAGCAGACCAAGCCCGAGTTTGACCAGGTGCTCCAG GGCACAGCAGCCAGCACCAAGAACAAGCTGCCCGGCCTCATCACCTCCATGGAGACCATTGGGGCCAAAGCTCTAGAAGACTTTGCTGATAACATCAAG AATGATCCAGACAAGGAATACAACATGCCTAAAGACGGCACTGTTCATGAGCTCACAAGCAAT GCCATCCTGTTCCTACAGCAGCTTCTGGACTTCCAGGAGACAGCAGGTGCCATGCTGGCCTCCCAAG AAACCAGCTCTTCGGCCACCAGCTACAGCTCCGAGTTCAGCAAGCGGCTGCTGAGCACCTACATCT GCAAAGTCTTGGGTAACCTGCAGCTGAACTTACTAAGCAAGTCCAAGGTGTACGAGGATCCAGCGCTGAGCGCCATCTTCCTACacaacaactacaattacatccTCAAGTCCCTGGAGAA GTCTGAGCTGATCCAGCTGGTGGCTGTAACCCAGAAGACTGCCGAGCGCTCCTACCGGGAGCACATCGAGCAGCAGATCCAGACCTACCAGCGCAG CTGGCTAAAGGTGACTGACTACATCGCAGAGAAGAACCTACCTGTGTTCCAGCCTGGAGTCAAG CTCCGGGACAAAGAGCGGCAGATGATTAAGGAACGTTTCAAG GGGTTCAATGATGGACTCGAAGAGCTGTGCAAGATTCAGAAGGTCTGGGCTATTCCAGACACAGAGCAGAGAGACAAGATTCGACAGGCTCAGAAAGACATTGTCAAGGAGACCTACGGGGCCTTTCTGCACAG GTATGGCAGCGTGCCCTTCACCAAAAACCCGGAGAAATACATTAAGTACCGCGTGGAGCAGGTGGGAGACATGATCGATCGCCTTTTCGACACCTCTGCTTGA
- the Exoc7 gene encoding exocyst complex component 7 isoform 4 (isoform 4 is encoded by transcript variant 4), with product MIPPQEASARRREIEDKLKQEEETLSFIRDSLEKSDQLTRNMVSILSSFESRLMKLENSIIPVHKQTENLQRLQENVEKTLSCLDHVISYYHVASDTEKIIREGPTGRLEEYLGSMAKIQKAVEYFQDNSPDSPELNKVKLLFERGKESLESEFRSLMTRHSKVVSPVLLLDLISADDELEVQEDVVLEHLPESVLRDVVRISRWLVEYGRNQDFMNVYYQIRSSQLDRSIKGLKEHFRKSSSSSGVPYSPAIPNKRKDTPTKKPIKRPGTIRKAQNLLKQYSQHGLDGKKGGSNLIPLEGHEHDFRVKHLSEALNDKRGPLAGRDDMLDVETDAYIHCVSAFVKLAQSEYRLLMEIIPEHHQKKTFDSLIQDALDGLMLEGENIVSAARKAIIRHDFSTVLTVFPILRHLKQTKPEFDQVLQGTAASTKNKLPGLITSMETIGAKALEDFADNIKNDPDKEYNMPKDGTVHELTSNAILFLQQLLDFQETAGAMLASQVLGDTYNIPLDPRETSSSATSYSSEFSKRLLSTYICKVLGNLQLNLLSKSKVYEDPALSAIFLHNNYNYILKSLEKSELIQLVAVTQKTAERSYREHIEQQIQTYQRSWLKVTDYIAEKNLPVFQPGVKLRDKERQMIKERFKGFNDGLEELCKIQKVWAIPDTEQRDKIRQAQKDIVKETYGAFLHRYGSVPFTKNPEKYIKYRVEQVGDMIDRLFDTSA from the exons ATGATTCCCCCGCAGGAGGCTTCCGCCCGGCGGCGGGAGATCGAGGACAAACTGAAGCAG GAGGAGGAGACGCTGTCGTTTATCCGAGACAGCCTGGAGAAGAGCGACCAGCTCACTAGGAACATG GTGTCCATCCTGTCGTCCTTTGAGAGCCGACTCATGAAGCTGGAGAACTCTATCATCCCTGTGCACAAGCAGACAGAGAACCTACAGAGGCTGCAGGAGAACGTGGAGAAGACGTTATCCTGCCTGGACCACGTTATCAGCTACTACCACGTAGCCAGCGACACGGAGAAGATCATCCGAGAGGG CCCCACAGGTAGGCTGGAAGAGTACCTGGGAAGTATGGCCAAAATCCAGAAGGCTGTGGAGTATTTTCAGGACAATAGCCCAGACAGCCCAGAACTCAACAAAGTG AAGCTGCTGTTTGAGCGAGGGAAGGAGTCCCTGGAGTCGGAGTTCCGCAGTCTGATGACCCGGCACAGCAAGGTGGTCTCCCCCGTGCTCCTCCTGGACCTCATCAGTGCTGACGACGAGCTGGAGGTGCAGGAGGACGTGGTCCTGGAGCACCTGCCCGAGAGCGTGCTCAGAGACGTGGTCCGCATCTCCCGCTGGCTGGTGGAATATGGTCGGAACCAAG ACTTCATGAATGTCTACTACCAGATCCGCTCCAGCCAGCTGGACCGCTCCATCAAGGGTCTGAAGGAGCATTTTCGCAAAAGCAGTTCCTCTTCTGGGGTTCCCTACTCCCCCGCCATCCCCAATAAGAGGAAAGACACGCCCACCAAGAAGCCCATCAAGCGGCCAG GGACGATCCGTAAGGCTCAGAACCTTCTGAAACAGTATTCCCAGCATGGTCTAGATGGGAAAAAGGGGGGCTCTAACCTCATTCCTCTGGAAG GTCACGAGCATGATTTCCGAGTTAAGCACCTGTCGGAGGCCCTGAACGACAAGCGCGGGCCACTGGCTG GGAGAGACGACATGCTGGACGTGGAGACGGACGCCTACATTCACTGCGTCAGTGCCTTCGTCAAGCTGGCGCAGAGTGAATACCGGCTGCTGATGGAGATCATCCCTGAGCATCACCAGAAGAAAACCTTTGACTCCTTGATACAG GATGCCCTGGACGGGCTGATGCTTGAAGGGGAGAACATCGTGTCTGCTGCCAGGAAAGCCATCATCCGCCATGACTTCTCCACAGTGCTCACCGTCTTCCCCATCCTGCGGCACCTCAAGCAGACCAAGCCCGAGTTTGACCAGGTGCTCCAG GGCACAGCAGCCAGCACCAAGAACAAGCTGCCCGGCCTCATCACCTCCATGGAGACCATTGGGGCCAAAGCTCTAGAAGACTTTGCTGATAACATCAAG AATGATCCAGACAAGGAATACAACATGCCTAAAGACGGCACTGTTCATGAGCTCACAAGCAAT GCCATCCTGTTCCTACAGCAGCTTCTGGACTTCCAGGAGACAGCAGGTGCCATGCTGGCCTCCCAAG TTCTTGGGGACACATACAATATTCCTTTAGACCCCCGAG AAACCAGCTCTTCGGCCACCAGCTACAGCTCCGAGTTCAGCAAGCGGCTGCTGAGCACCTACATCT GCAAAGTCTTGGGTAACCTGCAGCTGAACTTACTAAGCAAGTCCAAGGTGTACGAGGATCCAGCGCTGAGCGCCATCTTCCTACacaacaactacaattacatccTCAAGTCCCTGGAGAA GTCTGAGCTGATCCAGCTGGTGGCTGTAACCCAGAAGACTGCCGAGCGCTCCTACCGGGAGCACATCGAGCAGCAGATCCAGACCTACCAGCGCAG CTGGCTAAAGGTGACTGACTACATCGCAGAGAAGAACCTACCTGTGTTCCAGCCTGGAGTCAAG CTCCGGGACAAAGAGCGGCAGATGATTAAGGAACGTTTCAAG GGGTTCAATGATGGACTCGAAGAGCTGTGCAAGATTCAGAAGGTCTGGGCTATTCCAGACACAGAGCAGAGAGACAAGATTCGACAGGCTCAGAAAGACATTGTCAAGGAGACCTACGGGGCCTTTCTGCACAG GTATGGCAGCGTGCCCTTCACCAAAAACCCGGAGAAATACATTAAGTACCGCGTGGAGCAGGTGGGAGACATGATCGATCGCCTTTTCGACACCTCTGCTTGA
- the Exoc7 gene encoding exocyst complex component 7 isoform 2 (isoform 2 is encoded by transcript variant 2), protein MIPPQEASARRREIEDKLKQEEETLSFIRDSLEKSDQLTRNMVSILSSFESRLMKLENSIIPVHKQTENLQRLQENVEKTLSCLDHVISYYHVASDTEKIIREGPTGRLEEYLGSMAKIQKAVEYFQDNSPDSPELNKVKLLFERGKESLESEFRSLMTRHSKVVSPVLLLDLISADDELEVQEDVVLEHLPESVLRDVVRISRWLVEYGRNQDFMNVYYQIRSSQLDRSIKGLKEHFRKSSSSSGVPYSPAIPNKRKDTPTKKPIKRPGRDDMLDVETDAYIHCVSAFVKLAQSEYRLLMEIIPEHHQKKTFDSLIQDALDGLMLEGENIVSAARKAIIRHDFSTVLTVFPILRHLKQTKPEFDQVLQGTAASTKNKLPGLITSMETIGAKALEDFADNIKNDPDKEYNMPKDGTVHELTSNAILFLQQLLDFQETAGAMLASQETSSSATSYSSEFSKRLLSTYICKVLGNLQLNLLSKSKVYEDPALSAIFLHNNYNYILKSLEKSELIQLVAVTQKTAERSYREHIEQQIQTYQRSWLKVTDYIAEKNLPVFQPGVKLRDKERQMIKERFKGFNDGLEELCKIQKVWAIPDTEQRDKIRQAQKDIVKETYGAFLHRYGSVPFTKNPEKYIKYRVEQVGDMIDRLFDTSA, encoded by the exons ATGATTCCCCCGCAGGAGGCTTCCGCCCGGCGGCGGGAGATCGAGGACAAACTGAAGCAG GAGGAGGAGACGCTGTCGTTTATCCGAGACAGCCTGGAGAAGAGCGACCAGCTCACTAGGAACATG GTGTCCATCCTGTCGTCCTTTGAGAGCCGACTCATGAAGCTGGAGAACTCTATCATCCCTGTGCACAAGCAGACAGAGAACCTACAGAGGCTGCAGGAGAACGTGGAGAAGACGTTATCCTGCCTGGACCACGTTATCAGCTACTACCACGTAGCCAGCGACACGGAGAAGATCATCCGAGAGGG CCCCACAGGTAGGCTGGAAGAGTACCTGGGAAGTATGGCCAAAATCCAGAAGGCTGTGGAGTATTTTCAGGACAATAGCCCAGACAGCCCAGAACTCAACAAAGTG AAGCTGCTGTTTGAGCGAGGGAAGGAGTCCCTGGAGTCGGAGTTCCGCAGTCTGATGACCCGGCACAGCAAGGTGGTCTCCCCCGTGCTCCTCCTGGACCTCATCAGTGCTGACGACGAGCTGGAGGTGCAGGAGGACGTGGTCCTGGAGCACCTGCCCGAGAGCGTGCTCAGAGACGTGGTCCGCATCTCCCGCTGGCTGGTGGAATATGGTCGGAACCAAG ACTTCATGAATGTCTACTACCAGATCCGCTCCAGCCAGCTGGACCGCTCCATCAAGGGTCTGAAGGAGCATTTTCGCAAAAGCAGTTCCTCTTCTGGGGTTCCCTACTCCCCCGCCATCCCCAATAAGAGGAAAGACACGCCCACCAAGAAGCCCATCAAGCGGCCAG GGAGAGACGACATGCTGGACGTGGAGACGGACGCCTACATTCACTGCGTCAGTGCCTTCGTCAAGCTGGCGCAGAGTGAATACCGGCTGCTGATGGAGATCATCCCTGAGCATCACCAGAAGAAAACCTTTGACTCCTTGATACAG GATGCCCTGGACGGGCTGATGCTTGAAGGGGAGAACATCGTGTCTGCTGCCAGGAAAGCCATCATCCGCCATGACTTCTCCACAGTGCTCACCGTCTTCCCCATCCTGCGGCACCTCAAGCAGACCAAGCCCGAGTTTGACCAGGTGCTCCAG GGCACAGCAGCCAGCACCAAGAACAAGCTGCCCGGCCTCATCACCTCCATGGAGACCATTGGGGCCAAAGCTCTAGAAGACTTTGCTGATAACATCAAG AATGATCCAGACAAGGAATACAACATGCCTAAAGACGGCACTGTTCATGAGCTCACAAGCAAT GCCATCCTGTTCCTACAGCAGCTTCTGGACTTCCAGGAGACAGCAGGTGCCATGCTGGCCTCCCAAG AAACCAGCTCTTCGGCCACCAGCTACAGCTCCGAGTTCAGCAAGCGGCTGCTGAGCACCTACATCT GCAAAGTCTTGGGTAACCTGCAGCTGAACTTACTAAGCAAGTCCAAGGTGTACGAGGATCCAGCGCTGAGCGCCATCTTCCTACacaacaactacaattacatccTCAAGTCCCTGGAGAA GTCTGAGCTGATCCAGCTGGTGGCTGTAACCCAGAAGACTGCCGAGCGCTCCTACCGGGAGCACATCGAGCAGCAGATCCAGACCTACCAGCGCAG CTGGCTAAAGGTGACTGACTACATCGCAGAGAAGAACCTACCTGTGTTCCAGCCTGGAGTCAAG CTCCGGGACAAAGAGCGGCAGATGATTAAGGAACGTTTCAAG GGGTTCAATGATGGACTCGAAGAGCTGTGCAAGATTCAGAAGGTCTGGGCTATTCCAGACACAGAGCAGAGAGACAAGATTCGACAGGCTCAGAAAGACATTGTCAAGGAGACCTACGGGGCCTTTCTGCACAG GTATGGCAGCGTGCCCTTCACCAAAAACCCGGAGAAATACATTAAGTACCGCGTGGAGCAGGTGGGAGACATGATCGATCGCCTTTTCGACACCTCTGCTTGA
- the Exoc7 gene encoding exocyst complex component 7 isoform X2 → MIPPQEASARRREIEDKLKQEEETLSFIRDSLEKSDQLTRNMVSILSSFESRLMKLENSIIPVHKQTENLQRLQENVEKTLSCLDHVISYYHVASDTEKIIREGPTGRLEEYLGSMAKIQKAVEYFQDNSPDSPELNKVKLLFERGKESLESEFRSLMTRHSKVVSPVLLLDLISADDELEVQEDVVLEHLPESVLRDVVRISRWLVEYGRNQDFMNVYYQIRSSQLDRSIKGLKEHFRKSSSSSGVPYSPAIPNKRKDTPTKKPIKRPGHEHDFRVKHLSEALNDKRGPLAGRDDMLDVETDAYIHCVSAFVKLAQSEYRLLMEIIPEHHQKKTFDSLIQDALDGLMLEGENIVSAARKAIIRHDFSTVLTVFPILRHLKQTKPEFDQVLQGTAASTKNKLPGLITSMETIGAKALEDFADNIKNDPDKEYNMPKDGTVHELTSNAILFLQQLLDFQETAGAMLASQVLGDTYNIPLDPRETSSSATSYSSEFSKRLLSTYICKVLGNLQLNLLSKSKVYEDPALSAIFLHNNYNYILKSLEKSELIQLVAVTQKTAERSYREHIEQQIQTYQRSWLKVTDYIAEKNLPVFQPGVKLRDKERQMIKERFKGFNDGLEELCKIQKVWAIPDTEQRDKIRQAQKDIVKETYGAFLHRYGSVPFTKNPEKYIKYRVEQVGDMIDRLFDTSA, encoded by the exons ATGATTCCCCCGCAGGAGGCTTCCGCCCGGCGGCGGGAGATCGAGGACAAACTGAAGCAG GAGGAGGAGACGCTGTCGTTTATCCGAGACAGCCTGGAGAAGAGCGACCAGCTCACTAGGAACATG GTGTCCATCCTGTCGTCCTTTGAGAGCCGACTCATGAAGCTGGAGAACTCTATCATCCCTGTGCACAAGCAGACAGAGAACCTACAGAGGCTGCAGGAGAACGTGGAGAAGACGTTATCCTGCCTGGACCACGTTATCAGCTACTACCACGTAGCCAGCGACACGGAGAAGATCATCCGAGAGGG CCCCACAGGTAGGCTGGAAGAGTACCTGGGAAGTATGGCCAAAATCCAGAAGGCTGTGGAGTATTTTCAGGACAATAGCCCAGACAGCCCAGAACTCAACAAAGTG AAGCTGCTGTTTGAGCGAGGGAAGGAGTCCCTGGAGTCGGAGTTCCGCAGTCTGATGACCCGGCACAGCAAGGTGGTCTCCCCCGTGCTCCTCCTGGACCTCATCAGTGCTGACGACGAGCTGGAGGTGCAGGAGGACGTGGTCCTGGAGCACCTGCCCGAGAGCGTGCTCAGAGACGTGGTCCGCATCTCCCGCTGGCTGGTGGAATATGGTCGGAACCAAG ACTTCATGAATGTCTACTACCAGATCCGCTCCAGCCAGCTGGACCGCTCCATCAAGGGTCTGAAGGAGCATTTTCGCAAAAGCAGTTCCTCTTCTGGGGTTCCCTACTCCCCCGCCATCCCCAATAAGAGGAAAGACACGCCCACCAAGAAGCCCATCAAGCGGCCAG GTCACGAGCATGATTTCCGAGTTAAGCACCTGTCGGAGGCCCTGAACGACAAGCGCGGGCCACTGGCTG GGAGAGACGACATGCTGGACGTGGAGACGGACGCCTACATTCACTGCGTCAGTGCCTTCGTCAAGCTGGCGCAGAGTGAATACCGGCTGCTGATGGAGATCATCCCTGAGCATCACCAGAAGAAAACCTTTGACTCCTTGATACAG GATGCCCTGGACGGGCTGATGCTTGAAGGGGAGAACATCGTGTCTGCTGCCAGGAAAGCCATCATCCGCCATGACTTCTCCACAGTGCTCACCGTCTTCCCCATCCTGCGGCACCTCAAGCAGACCAAGCCCGAGTTTGACCAGGTGCTCCAG GGCACAGCAGCCAGCACCAAGAACAAGCTGCCCGGCCTCATCACCTCCATGGAGACCATTGGGGCCAAAGCTCTAGAAGACTTTGCTGATAACATCAAG AATGATCCAGACAAGGAATACAACATGCCTAAAGACGGCACTGTTCATGAGCTCACAAGCAAT GCCATCCTGTTCCTACAGCAGCTTCTGGACTTCCAGGAGACAGCAGGTGCCATGCTGGCCTCCCAAG TTCTTGGGGACACATACAATATTCCTTTAGACCCCCGAG AAACCAGCTCTTCGGCCACCAGCTACAGCTCCGAGTTCAGCAAGCGGCTGCTGAGCACCTACATCT GCAAAGTCTTGGGTAACCTGCAGCTGAACTTACTAAGCAAGTCCAAGGTGTACGAGGATCCAGCGCTGAGCGCCATCTTCCTACacaacaactacaattacatccTCAAGTCCCTGGAGAA GTCTGAGCTGATCCAGCTGGTGGCTGTAACCCAGAAGACTGCCGAGCGCTCCTACCGGGAGCACATCGAGCAGCAGATCCAGACCTACCAGCGCAG CTGGCTAAAGGTGACTGACTACATCGCAGAGAAGAACCTACCTGTGTTCCAGCCTGGAGTCAAG CTCCGGGACAAAGAGCGGCAGATGATTAAGGAACGTTTCAAG GGGTTCAATGATGGACTCGAAGAGCTGTGCAAGATTCAGAAGGTCTGGGCTATTCCAGACACAGAGCAGAGAGACAAGATTCGACAGGCTCAGAAAGACATTGTCAAGGAGACCTACGGGGCCTTTCTGCACAG GTATGGCAGCGTGCCCTTCACCAAAAACCCGGAGAAATACATTAAGTACCGCGTGGAGCAGGTGGGAGACATGATCGATCGCCTTTTCGACACCTCTGCTTGA